In Jeotgalibaca arthritidis, a single genomic region encodes these proteins:
- a CDS encoding V-type ATP synthase subunit I: MAIAKMNKIKLISLQEKKNDILQLLQGLGSVELVDMSQAYESSSLAAPSQKEEIVKEIKILERKYDEYCSHLSFLQIHLPKQPFLNVLKEKKAERTIEELELEGKKINQEILMTTIQEAIRNLSDYESSMNDLREQENFLIKWEKLTVIPNQESDYRYIQKRVGTIPQTASDDFIRSLRESDLIVIEDIFQTRDEYGIAVVFDKYNEKEVEHLLDANHFFKLDYPYQLTPKEQLVKNQKDYTQLLERQKSTREQLSHLTDEEWQLKVLIELSYAELQRLKGQLFLIDETHLFVLEGWLETKKVSVVQSLLQDNLSEADYAFVVQDVETDDIESVPIVLENNKYVAPFEILTEMYSLPKYNEIDPTPFLMPFYLIFFGMMMADAGYGLMMFLVTTITLKGFPLSKSLKRSMTFFQLLGLATIVWGIIYGSFFGLELPIMLLSTMDDVNTILLISVVFGVIQIIFGLGLKTYMMLRDKNIYGALGDGVGWLTIIAGFILLIVSKLIFPNQLLSTIGIGIAIAGATLIIIATVMATSNKVLGVGIGLYNLYGISGYVGDIVSYTRLMALGVSGGSIGLAFNMIIDFLPPTAKFTVGILLFIVLHLVNIGLSALSAYVHGARLIFVEFFGKFYEGGGKALNPLKTSEEHIDLKNIFIYKSEE; this comes from the coding sequence ATGGCAATAGCTAAAATGAATAAAATAAAACTCATTTCCCTGCAAGAAAAAAAGAATGACATTCTACAATTATTACAGGGGCTGGGTAGTGTTGAATTAGTAGATATGTCTCAAGCCTATGAGTCGTCATCGTTAGCTGCTCCATCTCAAAAAGAAGAGATTGTTAAAGAAATAAAGATTCTCGAGCGAAAGTACGATGAGTATTGTAGTCATTTATCTTTTCTTCAGATCCATTTACCTAAGCAACCGTTCTTAAACGTATTAAAGGAAAAGAAAGCGGAGCGAACAATCGAGGAGTTAGAACTTGAAGGGAAAAAAATTAATCAAGAGATTTTGATGACGACCATACAAGAGGCCATTCGAAATTTGAGTGATTATGAATCATCTATGAATGATTTAAGAGAACAAGAAAACTTTCTCATAAAATGGGAAAAATTGACTGTGATTCCTAATCAAGAAAGTGATTATCGCTACATTCAAAAGCGAGTTGGAACGATTCCTCAGACGGCTTCAGATGATTTTATCCGCTCTTTAAGAGAATCAGATTTAATCGTTATCGAAGACATTTTCCAAACGAGAGATGAATATGGTATAGCAGTTGTGTTTGATAAATATAATGAAAAAGAAGTTGAGCATTTATTAGATGCTAACCATTTCTTTAAGCTTGATTATCCCTATCAGCTTACTCCGAAAGAGCAATTGGTGAAAAATCAAAAAGACTACACTCAATTGTTAGAAAGACAGAAATCGACTCGGGAGCAGTTATCTCACTTAACTGATGAAGAATGGCAGTTAAAAGTTTTAATAGAGTTGTCCTATGCGGAATTACAACGATTAAAAGGACAATTATTTTTAATCGATGAAACACATTTATTTGTACTAGAAGGTTGGTTAGAGACGAAGAAAGTGTCAGTTGTTCAAAGTCTTTTACAAGATAATCTAAGCGAAGCAGACTATGCCTTTGTCGTTCAGGATGTCGAAACAGATGATATAGAGAGCGTTCCTATTGTTTTAGAAAATAATAAGTATGTGGCGCCATTTGAAATATTAACAGAAATGTATAGTTTGCCTAAATATAATGAAATTGACCCAACGCCATTCTTAATGCCATTTTACTTGATCTTTTTCGGAATGATGATGGCAGATGCTGGTTACGGATTAATGATGTTCCTTGTAACAACTATTACTTTGAAAGGATTCCCTCTCTCTAAATCCTTGAAGCGTAGTATGACGTTCTTTCAACTACTGGGTCTTGCTACCATTGTATGGGGAATTATTTATGGGTCATTCTTTGGCTTAGAACTGCCAATTATGTTGTTATCAACCATGGATGATGTGAATACTATTCTGCTAATATCAGTAGTATTTGGTGTTATTCAAATTATTTTTGGTCTAGGATTAAAAACCTATATGATGTTAAGAGATAAGAACATCTATGGGGCACTGGGTGATGGGGTTGGTTGGCTAACGATTATAGCTGGATTCATATTACTAATCGTTTCTAAGTTGATTTTTCCTAATCAGCTATTATCTACAATAGGAATTGGGATTGCTATTGCGGGTGCCACCTTAATCATTATTGCAACGGTAATGGCAACTTCAAATAAAGTACTAGGTGTTGGGATTGGACTTTACAATCTCTATGGTATTAGTGGTTATGTTGGTGATATTGTTTCATATACACGTCTGATGGCTTTAGGTGTATCAGGTGGAAGTATCGGACTTGCATTTAATATGATTATTGATTTCCTACCACCGACTGCTAAGTTTACGGTGGGTATCTTACTCTTTATTGTTTTACATCTTGTGAATATAGGCTTATCAGCCTTAAGTGCCTATGTTCATGGAGCACGTTTAATTTTTGTTGAATTCTTTGGTAAGTTTTATGAGGGTGGCGGCAAAGCCTTAAACCCCTTAAAGACATCCGAAGAACATATTGATTTAAAAAACATATTTATATATAAATCGGAGGAATAA
- a CDS encoding V-type ATP synthase subunit K yields MENQTWLQFFIENNGGFIFATLGVALAVIFSGMGSARGVGMTGEAASALIKEQPDKFGKSLILQLLPGTQGLYGFVVGFLIYLNMSSDMALQDGFYMMMAALPIAFTGLTSGIAQGRVATAAIQILAKREEHTTKGIIYAAMVETYAILGFVISFLLVLK; encoded by the coding sequence ATGGAAAACCAAACATGGCTACAATTTTTTATCGAAAACAACGGAGGATTTATTTTTGCTACTCTTGGAGTAGCTCTAGCAGTTATTTTTTCTGGAATGGGATCAGCACGAGGCGTGGGAATGACAGGTGAGGCTGCATCAGCACTGATTAAAGAACAACCAGATAAATTTGGTAAATCATTGATTCTACAATTACTACCAGGTACACAAGGTTTGTATGGGTTTGTTGTTGGATTCCTTATCTACTTAAATATGAGTTCAGATATGGCCTTGCAAGATGGATTTTATATGATGATGGCTGCATTGCCAATTGCTTTTACAGGATTGACATCAGGGATTGCGCAAGGACGTGTTGCAACGGCAGCTATTCAAATTCTAGCTAAACGTGAAGAACATACGACTAAAGGAATTATTTACGCTGCTATGGTTGAGACATATGCCATTTTAGGATTTGTTATTTCTTTCTTACTCGTTCTAAAATAA